DNA sequence from the Prochlorothrix hollandica PCC 9006 = CALU 1027 genome:
CCTATCTAAAGACCAGATAAAAATGTGGCAGTTTGGTGCTATTCTGATCATCTTTTCCCATTCTTTGATAATAGATAAATCTCCCATACCTGCCCCCCGCATTGCTGACTCAGGAAAGTTACTGAGCCATTCTCCGACCTCCTCCATATTGGGTAGTTGCATCACTTGCCAAGGGGCTTCCCCTTGTATCGCCTTCTGAACTTCTGTGATGAAGACTTCAGCAAATCGCCGTCGGTTTCCGCCATCACTGAGGTGAGCAATATGATTACCTGTTTCATAAACAGCAGCCATAGGGAGGAGAAGATTAGTGTCTGCCTCCAGTAAATCTTTCAAGTGCTGAATCACCTGAGTGCGTTCACTATTCAGATGGGGAATATCAAGCACATTGCAGAATATAGATGTATCAACGATCGCAACTGCTTTCATTCTCCAGGTCCTCCCACTACAGCAAGAGAAGCGAGCCACTCCATCGCTCTCCTCTTTTTCTGCTCTGCTCCAGGATGCTGTTTCACAAAACGTTCCAATAGTCCACGAGTCATGAGGTGCCCCACAGAACCCTGAGCGATCAGTTCGGGGTAATCGGGAATATCCTGCAATCTCATTAACTGACTGGAGCCATCTTGGGGCCTTCGATAGCAAAATACAGTTTCAGGAATAGCCTCGTCAGGTAGGGCATCGAGCAGGGCAGGATTATGGCTACTAATTAAAACCCGTAGGTCACGTTTTTTTGCAATATTAGAAATTCTTGCCAATAAATCGGCTGCTCTGCTGGGGTGTACACCGTTATCAATTTCTTCGATGACAACCAAGCTTTGCTCTGGCGCGGACAGCATAGCTGCAGCAATCGAAAGCACGCGCAACGTTCCATCTGACAGCATGGAAGCATCATAGGTGGTAGATATACCCCCAAACGTTTCAGTCAACTGCAACATAACCTCATCACGGGGGGTTTCGATGAAACTGATATCTTCAATATCTTGCTCAGGTAAACTTTGAATAAAATCCAGAACTGACCTTTTAACTTCTGGGTTAAGACATAGGTTATAGACTACACCTGAAAGGTTTTCGCCGTGTTCTTTGAGTGCTTTGTCAACTTTATGCCCATAGGATCGCATGGCACTAGGTTCAGGCTCAAGGAAGACAATACTACTTAACCATTGAACATATTTTTCAGCCACTTTAGGAATTATTTCTCGGCTTTTCGTGTTCTCGGGACGAAACCGAATATCACTCAAAAGCTGTGTAAAAATGGCCATGTGGCTGCTGCATACAATGCTGGGCTTCTTGCCACCTCTAGCGAAATTATTATAGGTAACAAATACATCACTGCCAGCTCCTTGGGGGGCACTAGTAATCTTGTACAAAGGAACTGTTGAACTGGGACTTGTGATTTTTTCTCTGGTGACGTGAAGATCTCCATCGTCTCCAAGACTTAAGTCGATCGAGAGATTTTTCCACTCTAGCTCTGTTGTGACACAAGAAATCCCAAAGGTTTTCGAGCCTCGATAGCCCAGATTCTCTACTCCTCCCCTGAAAATCACCTCGTCTTGCTTATAAAGTCCACCTAAAAAGCTAAGCCGTTCTCCCTCGGCAATCCTTGCCAGTAAGCGCAAGGCTTCGATCGCATTACTCTTCCCAGAAGCATTAGCTCCAATCAGAACGGTCAACCGCCCCAGTTGTAACCTGCCCGATCGATAGCTCTTGAAATTTTTTAACTCGATTTGAGTCAGCACCTAATGGACTCCGTTTTGGCCTTAACTAAGGGACTATAACGTAAGGGACTATAACGTAATCAGCATACTACTGCCCGTCGGGAGTTGCTGTGATGCTGATGCTTTGACGCTGATCGATCGCATCAACACCCGATCGCTAGCCGCCAGCAGTCCCAAGACCTGGGTTGATGTCTAGGTGGGGCGTAGATCAGTGGGGGGAGTATAGGGTTCAATGGTGTGGGCGGCGGCGGGTAGTTGCGATCGTTGTTGGCCTCGGTAGCGGACATAATCACACCATAAATCGATGGGAGTGGCCACCAGTTGAACCCAATCTTTCTGCCCCAACACCACAGAACCCACCCCTAGGCCCACCTCCTTCAGCAGCCACCGCCCCAGGATGTAAAAAATCCGTCGGGCAGAGGGCGGGGACTGGCGCTTTGCCCCATGGAGGTGGTGCAAATAACCATTGGAGGTGCCGTAGCGATGCCATTGTTCCATCAGTCCGCTCCAGGTCGATCGGTGGCGGTGTTGGACGATCGCCGTTTCCGCAAAAGCCACCGTCCAGGGTGCCGATCGCTGCAGCCGCCAACAGAGATCCGCATCGCCCCCCGTGGTCAGATAGGGCCGAAACAGACCCGATAGACCCAGGGCCGATCGCCGTACCCCTAAATTGGCCGTTTGGCCGTAGGCTCCCAGGGGGTGGGCTAGGGTGTAGCGCTGATCCATCAGTTCCCGGTGTTTAGCGTAGCGCTCCAGCCAGTGGGATCCCGGTAGCGCCGTTAACTGGCCCACCACCAGGCCCACCGCCGGGTCGGCAAAGGGTTGCACCATGCGCTCCAGCCACTGGGGTTGGGGACGGCAGTCCCCATCGGTAAAGAGGATCAGATCCCCCGTGGCGCTGTGGATGCCCCGGTTGCGGGCGGCGTAGGAACTTTGGATCTCCGCCTCGGTTAGGGGCTGGAGACCGGGGAGGGTGGGCACAGCCTGGGCTAACAGGGTGGCGGTATTATCCTGGCTGTTGTTGTCCACCAGTAAATATTGCACCCGATCGCTGGGGTAGGTTTGGTTCCGCAGGCAGTGGAGGAGATCCGGCAGATCCCGGCCCGCGTTATAGAGGGGAATCACCACGGACACCGAGGGACAAACGTCAGCTATGGTTACAGCTTCAGCCATGGTTATAGTTCCGGCCATGGTTACAACTCCCCTGGCTTAGGGGTTGGGCGATGGCGGGCTAACCCTTCCACCACACACCAGAGATAGCCGATTTGGCCGTATACATAGGCTAAGTTGTCAAAACAGAGGGCCGCATTGCCCAGATATTTAACGGTTTTATAGGCTCCCCGCAGCAACCGTTCTCCCCCTCGCCGCACTTGGTCAGCGGTGGTCACTTGGCCCGCTTGGTCCCGGTAATATTCACTGACCCCCTGCCACCAACTGCGCTCCAAGAACCAACGGCGATTGATGCGTTCCGGTGAAACCTGGTGACCTACTAGGGCTGTGGGGATATAAGTCACATCCCAGCCCTGTTTTAGGGCCAATTCCGTGACATATAGCTCTTCGTTGGATAATAGTTTCTTGCCGATCCGTCCCAGGTGGGGATCAAAGCCCCCCACGCCTTGCAAAAAGTCCCGGCGCACGGAGTAGTTGACCCCTCGCGGGGTGAGGCGGGGATCGCGGATGGCCACTGGCTCCGATCCCAAATCGAACGCCCCCAAGGCTCCGGTGAGGCTGTCGGAGATCCAGGGGGGGGGCTGGTGGGGCCAGATCAAAGTGACTTTACCGCCGGCCACCGCTAAGCGGGGATTGTGGCCATAGGCTTGGAGCAGTTCCGGGAGCCAGTGGTCATCGGCAATGGCATCGTCATCTAAATAGGCCAAGATATCGGCTTGGGTTTCCTCTGCCCCCCGGTTCCGGGCC
Encoded proteins:
- a CDS encoding glycosyltransferase — encoded protein: MAGTITMAEAVTIADVCPSVSVVIPLYNAGRDLPDLLHCLRNQTYPSDRVQYLLVDNNSQDNTATLLAQAVPTLPGLQPLTEAEIQSSYAARNRGIHSATGDLILFTDGDCRPQPQWLERMVQPFADPAVGLVVGQLTALPGSHWLERYAKHRELMDQRYTLAHPLGAYGQTANLGVRRSALGLSGLFRPYLTTGGDADLCWRLQRSAPWTVAFAETAIVQHRHRSTWSGLMEQWHRYGTSNGYLHHLHGAKRQSPPSARRIFYILGRWLLKEVGLGVGSVVLGQKDWVQLVATPIDLWCDYVRYRGQQRSQLPAAAHTIEPYTPPTDLRPT
- a CDS encoding glycosyltransferase family 2 protein — its product is MDQSSPPLTIAAIICTHNRDRYLQAAIESLLRQALPAFEILVIDNASTDGTAALVQPYAAEGRVRYLYEAELGLSVARNRGAEETQADILAYLDDDAIADDHWLPELLQAYGHNPRLAVAGGKVTLIWPHQPPPWISDSLTGALGAFDLGSEPVAIRDPRLTPRGVNYSVRRDFLQGVGGFDPHLGRIGKKLLSNEELYVTELALKQGWDVTYIPTALVGHQVSPERINRRWFLERSWWQGVSEYYRDQAGQVTTADQVRRGGERLLRGAYKTVKYLGNAALCFDNLAYVYGQIGYLWCVVEGLARHRPTPKPGEL
- a CDS encoding AAA family ATPase, producing the protein MLTQIELKNFKSYRSGRLQLGRLTVLIGANASGKSNAIEALRLLARIAEGERLSFLGGLYKQDEVIFRGGVENLGYRGSKTFGISCVTTELEWKNLSIDLSLGDDGDLHVTREKITSPSSTVPLYKITSAPQGAGSDVFVTYNNFARGGKKPSIVCSSHMAIFTQLLSDIRFRPENTKSREIIPKVAEKYVQWLSSIVFLEPEPSAMRSYGHKVDKALKEHGENLSGVVYNLCLNPEVKRSVLDFIQSLPEQDIEDISFIETPRDEVMLQLTETFGGISTTYDASMLSDGTLRVLSIAAAMLSAPEQSLVVIEEIDNGVHPSRAADLLARISNIAKKRDLRVLISSHNPALLDALPDEAIPETVFCYRRPQDGSSQLMRLQDIPDYPELIAQGSVGHLMTRGLLERFVKQHPGAEQKKRRAMEWLASLAVVGGPGE